The Variovorax paradoxus genome window below encodes:
- a CDS encoding ABC transporter substrate-binding protein, whose protein sequence is MTPTPPISRRHFHRRLAGLPLALAAVPAAAANAAPHTEPDAAPRHKPGSVVTLLTALEPPTLVGLVNSAAGTFLVSPKAVEGLLSYDFDLRPRPQLAVAWEVQPDGLQYTFRLRRGVKWHDGRSFTSADVAFSILALKQSHPRGRATFASVSEVRTPDAHTAVLVLSKPAPFLLTALAAAESPIVPRHVYEGRDLASHPANNAPIGTGPFVFKEWQRGSHIIYERNPDYWDAGKPYVDRLVVRFVPDPAAAAAALESGTVDLAGATPVPIPDLDRLKALPHLSLDTRGNEYFNNSTTRIEFNLDNPYFRHAKVRQAVAHAIDREVILKTVWYGYGLAAPGPISPVLRAFYEPAAGVPGFDRKRAEALLDEAGFARGADGVRFRVSHDVFDGGGNRVGQYIRQALARVGIDVTVRTQEFGAYIKRVYTDRDFDFNNQGMSQMFDPAVGIQRFYWSKNFRPGVPFSNGAHYDNPEVDRLLEAAAVENDAAKRRALYAEFQRVIARELPTIGLVAVAQVTVANRRIGGHTVGAEGLSGNFADLHLKG, encoded by the coding sequence ATGACGCCCACGCCTCCGATCAGCCGCCGGCATTTCCACCGGCGGCTCGCGGGGCTGCCGCTCGCGCTGGCCGCGGTGCCGGCGGCCGCGGCCAATGCCGCGCCCCATACCGAGCCCGATGCCGCACCGCGCCACAAGCCCGGCAGCGTCGTCACGCTGCTCACCGCGCTCGAGCCGCCCACGCTGGTGGGACTGGTCAACTCCGCGGCCGGCACCTTCCTGGTGTCGCCGAAGGCGGTCGAGGGTCTGCTGAGCTACGACTTCGATCTGCGCCCGCGTCCGCAGCTCGCCGTGGCCTGGGAGGTGCAGCCCGATGGCCTGCAATACACCTTCAGGCTGCGCCGCGGCGTGAAGTGGCACGACGGCCGCTCCTTCACCTCGGCCGACGTGGCCTTCTCGATCCTCGCGCTCAAGCAGTCGCATCCGCGCGGTCGCGCCACCTTCGCGAGCGTGAGCGAGGTGCGCACGCCCGATGCGCACACGGCGGTGCTGGTGCTCAGCAAGCCCGCGCCCTTCCTGCTGACCGCGCTGGCGGCCGCCGAGTCGCCGATCGTGCCGCGCCATGTCTACGAGGGCCGCGACCTCGCGAGCCATCCGGCCAACAACGCACCGATCGGCACCGGACCGTTCGTGTTCAAGGAGTGGCAGCGCGGCAGCCACATCATCTACGAGCGCAATCCCGACTACTGGGATGCCGGCAAGCCCTACGTCGACCGGCTGGTGGTGCGCTTCGTGCCCGACCCCGCGGCGGCCGCGGCCGCGCTCGAGAGCGGCACGGTCGACCTGGCCGGCGCGACACCGGTGCCGATCCCCGACCTCGATCGGCTCAAGGCGCTGCCGCACCTGAGCCTGGACACGCGCGGCAACGAGTACTTCAACAACTCGACCACGCGCATCGAGTTCAACCTCGACAACCCCTACTTCCGCCACGCCAAGGTGCGCCAGGCGGTGGCGCATGCGATCGACCGCGAGGTGATCCTCAAGACCGTGTGGTACGGCTACGGCCTGGCCGCGCCGGGCCCGATCTCGCCGGTGCTGCGCGCCTTCTACGAGCCCGCGGCCGGCGTACCGGGTTTCGACCGCAAGCGCGCCGAGGCGCTGCTCGACGAGGCCGGCTTCGCGCGCGGCGCCGACGGCGTGCGCTTTCGCGTCAGCCACGACGTGTTCGACGGGGGCGGCAACCGCGTGGGCCAGTACATCCGCCAGGCGCTCGCGCGCGTGGGCATCGACGTGACGGTGCGCACGCAGGAGTTCGGCGCCTACATCAAGCGCGTCTACACCGACCGCGACTTCGACTTCAACAACCAGGGCATGAGCCAGATGTTCGACCCCGCGGTCGGCATCCAGCGCTTCTACTGGTCGAAGAACTTCCGCCCGGGCGTGCCCTTCTCGAACGGCGCGCACTACGACAACCCCGAGGTCGACCGGCTGCTCGAGGCCGCGGCGGTGGAGAACGATGCCGCGAAGCGGCGCGCGCTCTATGCCGAGTTCCAGCGCGTGATCGCGCGCGAGCTGCCGACCATCGGCCTGGTGGCGGTGGCCCAGGTCACGGTGGCCAATCGCCGCATCGGCGGCCACACGGTCGGCGCCGAGGGCCTGTCGGGCAACTTCGCCGATCTTCACCTCAAGGGATGA
- a CDS encoding sulfurtransferase yields the protein MSSLADLAAPATGAAPSSSPSSSPSSSPERVPAIDAATLQRWLQDGDELALLDIREHGQYGEGHPFFAVHAAYSRLEPEVARLVPRRATRAVLFDDGIDGDALARRAAVRLAALGWSGVSVLAGGAPAWEGAGRTLFKGVNLPSKTFGEVAEHAFEVPHIDAPTLARWQREAEPFVLLDGRTLEEHRKMTLPGAIPVPNGELALRWRTQVSDERTPIVVHCAGRTRSIVGAQILRDLGVPNPVFALENGTQGWALAGLELERGSRRALPAAPDAAQREAARASAEAAARRFGVPVLSRAAAQAWLDDANRTAFVFDVRTAEEFAAGSLPGARHAPGGQLLQATDLQIGVRHARVLVLDDDGVRAPVIALWLRRLGLEAALVEDGLASGLRVPEGAPPALGPVPASASAGQLAALPEGTALLDLRPSPAYRQAHVHGARWSIRPRLLADARTATGGDTLRPLLLIAPDALVARLAAADLRDAGWPAPTWTTHEALAAAGHGVEATPASPGDAEAIDYLFFVHDRHDGNLDAARRYLDWELGLIAQCASDELAVFRPHGEATRGLHGKAHIDS from the coding sequence ATGTCCTCACTCGCCGATCTCGCGGCGCCCGCCACCGGCGCGGCGCCCTCCTCTTCCCCCTCCTCTTCCCCCTCCTCCTCCCCCGAACGCGTGCCCGCCATCGATGCGGCCACCCTGCAGCGCTGGTTGCAGGACGGCGACGAGCTCGCGCTGCTCGACATCCGCGAGCACGGCCAGTACGGCGAGGGCCATCCCTTCTTCGCGGTGCATGCGGCCTACAGCCGGCTCGAGCCCGAGGTGGCGCGGCTGGTGCCGCGCCGCGCGACCCGCGCAGTGCTGTTCGACGACGGCATCGACGGCGATGCGCTGGCCCGGCGCGCGGCCGTGCGGCTGGCCGCGCTCGGCTGGTCCGGCGTCTCGGTGCTGGCCGGCGGCGCGCCGGCCTGGGAAGGCGCGGGCCGCACGCTGTTCAAGGGCGTGAACCTGCCTTCGAAGACCTTCGGCGAGGTCGCCGAGCATGCCTTCGAGGTGCCGCACATCGACGCGCCCACGCTGGCGCGCTGGCAGCGCGAGGCCGAGCCCTTCGTGCTGCTCGACGGCCGCACGCTCGAGGAACACCGCAAGATGACGCTGCCCGGCGCCATTCCCGTGCCCAACGGCGAACTGGCGCTGCGCTGGCGCACCCAGGTGAGCGACGAGCGCACGCCGATCGTGGTGCACTGCGCGGGCCGCACCCGCAGCATCGTCGGCGCGCAGATCCTGCGCGACCTCGGCGTGCCCAACCCGGTGTTCGCGCTCGAGAACGGCACCCAGGGCTGGGCGCTGGCCGGCCTCGAGCTCGAACGCGGCAGCCGCCGCGCGCTGCCGGCCGCGCCCGATGCGGCGCAGCGCGAAGCCGCGCGCGCGAGTGCCGAGGCCGCCGCGCGGCGCTTCGGCGTACCGGTGCTGTCGCGTGCCGCGGCACAGGCCTGGCTCGACGACGCCAACCGCACCGCCTTCGTGTTCGACGTGCGCACGGCCGAGGAATTCGCGGCCGGCAGCCTGCCCGGCGCGCGCCATGCGCCGGGCGGCCAGCTGCTGCAGGCCACCGACCTGCAGATCGGCGTGCGCCATGCGCGCGTGCTGGTGCTCGACGACGATGGCGTGCGCGCGCCGGTCATCGCGCTGTGGCTGCGCCGGCTGGGCCTCGAGGCCGCGCTGGTCGAAGACGGCCTCGCGAGCGGGCTGCGCGTGCCCGAGGGCGCGCCGCCGGCGCTGGGCCCGGTGCCCGCTTCGGCTTCGGCCGGGCAGCTGGCCGCACTGCCCGAAGGCACGGCGCTGCTCGACCTGCGCCCGTCGCCGGCCTACCGCCAGGCCCACGTGCACGGCGCGCGCTGGTCGATCCGCCCGCGCCTGCTGGCCGATGCGCGCACCGCCACCGGTGGCGACACGCTCCGCCCGCTGCTGCTGATCGCGCCCGACGCGCTGGTGGCACGGCTCGCCGCCGCCGACCTGCGCGATGCCGGCTGGCCCGCGCCCACCTGGACCACGCACGAGGCGCTCGCGGCCGCGGGCCACGGCGTCGAGGCCACGCCCGCGTCGCCCGGCGATGCCGAGGCCATCGACTACCTGTTCTTCGTGCACGACCGGCACGACGGCAACCTCGACGCGGCGCGCCGCTACCTCGACTGGGAGCTGGGCCTGATCGCGCAATGCGCGAGCGACGAGCTGGCCGTGTTCCGGCCGCATGGCGAAGCGACCCGAGGCTTGCACGGAAAAGCGCATATCGATA
- a CDS encoding ABC transporter substrate-binding protein, which produces MERRAWLQAGAGLGLAGLASPFAAVSALAQGRDAGTPVRGGTLTVLIDPEPPTLTTIAHSAGASVLISAKTTEGLLSYGFDLSPQPQLATAWSVSADGLQYSFTLRRGVKWHDGRPFTSADVAHSIGLLKQYHPRGRATFSSVSEVRTPDAHTAILVLSKPVPYLITALSAAESPIVPKHLYENGKADANPANNAPVGTGPFVFKEWVRGSHVSYERNPDYWDNPRPYVDRLIVRFIPDAAARAAAIEKGEVHLSPGTPVPLGDVERLRARPNLVFEPNGYQYINNVSRVEFNLESPALQDLRVRQAIAHAINRQVVQKTVWYGQGRLIPGPVHPALAKFYVPDLPVLPHDPKQAEALLDAAGLARGKAGPNLRLKLALTPIPNEGGQRTAEYLKQSLGRIGIEVTINATDFATYVRRIYADRAFDLHVSVMSNTFDPTVGIQRLYWSKNFKKGLPFSNGSGYNNPEVDRLLEAAAIETDEARRRQAFAEFQRHIVRDLPDITLLALDNYTIADRRVRGHTVSADGIAGNLAGAWIGT; this is translated from the coding sequence ATGGAGCGCCGCGCCTGGCTGCAGGCCGGCGCGGGACTCGGGCTCGCGGGCCTGGCCTCGCCGTTCGCGGCGGTGTCCGCGCTCGCGCAGGGCCGCGACGCGGGCACGCCGGTGCGCGGCGGCACGCTGACCGTGCTGATCGATCCCGAGCCGCCCACGCTCACCACCATCGCGCATTCGGCCGGCGCCTCGGTGCTGATCTCGGCCAAGACCACCGAGGGCCTGCTGAGCTACGGCTTCGACCTCTCGCCGCAGCCGCAGCTCGCGACCGCCTGGAGCGTGAGCGCCGACGGGCTGCAGTACAGCTTCACCCTGCGCCGCGGCGTGAAGTGGCACGACGGCCGGCCCTTCACATCGGCCGACGTCGCGCATTCGATCGGCCTGCTCAAGCAATACCACCCGCGCGGTCGCGCCACCTTCTCGAGCGTGTCGGAGGTGCGCACGCCCGATGCGCACACCGCGATCCTGGTGCTGTCGAAGCCGGTGCCCTACCTGATCACCGCGCTGTCGGCGGCCGAGTCGCCGATCGTGCCGAAGCACCTCTACGAGAACGGCAAGGCCGATGCCAACCCGGCCAACAACGCGCCCGTGGGCACCGGCCCCTTCGTCTTCAAGGAATGGGTGCGCGGCAGCCACGTGAGCTACGAGCGCAACCCCGACTACTGGGACAACCCCAGGCCCTACGTCGACCGGCTGATCGTGCGCTTCATCCCCGACGCCGCCGCGCGCGCGGCCGCGATCGAGAAGGGCGAGGTGCACCTGAGCCCGGGCACGCCGGTGCCGCTGGGCGACGTGGAGCGGCTGCGCGCCAGGCCGAACCTGGTGTTCGAGCCGAACGGCTACCAGTACATCAACAACGTCTCGCGCGTGGAGTTCAACCTCGAGAGCCCCGCGCTGCAGGACCTGCGCGTGCGCCAGGCGATCGCGCACGCGATCAACCGGCAGGTGGTGCAGAAGACCGTGTGGTACGGCCAGGGCCGGTTGATCCCGGGGCCGGTGCATCCGGCGCTCGCGAAGTTCTACGTGCCCGACCTGCCGGTGCTGCCGCACGATCCGAAGCAGGCCGAGGCCTTGCTCGACGCGGCGGGCCTCGCGCGCGGCAAGGCCGGCCCCAACCTGCGGCTCAAGCTCGCGCTGACGCCCATTCCCAACGAGGGCGGCCAGCGCACCGCCGAGTACCTGAAGCAGAGCCTGGGGCGCATCGGCATCGAGGTCACGATCAACGCGACCGACTTCGCGACCTACGTGCGCCGCATCTATGCCGACCGCGCCTTCGACCTGCACGTGAGCGTGATGAGCAACACCTTCGACCCCACCGTGGGCATCCAGCGCCTGTACTGGTCGAAGAACTTCAAGAAGGGCCTGCCGTTCTCCAACGGCTCGGGCTACAACAACCCCGAGGTCGACCGGCTGCTCGAGGCGGCCGCCATCGAGACCGACGAGGCGCGCCGGCGCCAGGCCTTCGCCGAGTTCCAGCGCCACATCGTGCGCGACCTGCCCGACATCACGCTGCTCGCACTCGACAACTACACCATCGCCGACCGCCGCGTGCGCGGCCACACGGTCAGCGCCGACGGCATCGCCGGCAACCTGGCCGGTGCGTGGATCGGCACCTGA
- a CDS encoding ABC transporter substrate-binding protein, translating to MTTDTTDRPDVLWYTRCPVPSPLGIAARQGWLAQTFAEEGIAIESIIDSKDRSIRESHFDHHLAWSFRQGGNIPPIWARANGRATRLVAITWTDEFQAIVTLPGRGIASIEQLAGRRFAVPRRVNDLIDFHRATALKGVVSALSLAGLTTEDLTLVQLPIEESVILAQGEPSLFGLRRRHPYFREVEALVRGEVDAIFVKGAEGLVVANLIGAQVVSEFGSHPDPKIRINNGTPRVLTVDAALSERRPDLVLRLLEVVERAGRWAEDHPDETVRFVAREIATSEEAVLASNGPEVHRHLGIGLDAPLVEAIGHFKDFLLQWGFLPGDFDLGEWVDAEPLRALRAGKAAAPEAAVLAAA from the coding sequence ATGACCACCGACACCACCGACCGCCCCGACGTGCTCTGGTACACGCGCTGCCCCGTGCCCTCGCCGCTGGGCATCGCCGCGCGCCAGGGCTGGCTGGCCCAGACCTTCGCCGAGGAAGGCATCGCGATCGAATCGATCATCGACTCGAAGGACCGCAGCATCCGCGAGAGCCACTTCGACCACCACCTGGCCTGGTCCTTCCGCCAGGGCGGCAACATCCCGCCGATCTGGGCCCGCGCCAACGGCCGCGCGACGCGGCTGGTGGCGATCACCTGGACCGACGAGTTCCAGGCCATCGTGACCCTGCCGGGGCGCGGCATCGCATCGATCGAGCAGCTCGCGGGCCGGCGCTTCGCGGTGCCGCGCCGCGTCAACGACCTGATCGACTTCCATCGCGCCACCGCGCTCAAGGGCGTGGTGTCGGCGCTGTCGCTGGCCGGCCTCACGACCGAGGACCTCACGCTGGTGCAGCTGCCGATCGAGGAGTCGGTGATCCTCGCGCAGGGCGAGCCCAGCCTGTTCGGGCTGCGCCGGCGCCATCCCTACTTCCGCGAGGTCGAGGCGCTGGTACGCGGCGAGGTCGACGCGATCTTCGTCAAGGGAGCGGAAGGGCTGGTGGTCGCGAACCTGATCGGCGCCCAGGTGGTGTCCGAGTTCGGCAGCCATCCCGATCCGAAGATCCGCATCAACAACGGCACGCCGCGCGTGCTGACGGTGGACGCGGCGCTGTCCGAGCGGCGGCCCGACCTGGTGCTGCGCCTGCTCGAGGTGGTCGAGCGCGCGGGCCGCTGGGCCGAGGACCATCCCGACGAGACGGTGCGCTTCGTGGCACGCGAGATCGCCACCAGCGAGGAAGCGGTGCTGGCCTCGAACGGGCCCGAGGTGCACCGGCACCTGGGCATCGGGCTCGACGCGCCGCTGGTCGAGGCGATCGGGCATTTCAAGGACTTCCTGCTGCAGTGGGGCTTCCTGCCGGGCGACTTCGACCTCGGCGAGTGGGTCGATGCCGAGCCCTTGCGCGCGTTGCGTGCCGGCAAGGCGGCCGCGCCCGAAGCCGCGGTGCTCGCCGCCGCATGA
- a CDS encoding amidase: MSLQDITNDQLHALSFASAGEQARALAEGRVSAVALLEHLLARIDRFDGTLNAVPVRDDERARAAAREADAALARGERRPLLGVPVTVKESFDVAGLVTSSGNPAFADNVAREDSLAVAALREAGAVIVGKSNVPLGLADLQSYNAVYGISNNPWDPARTPGGSSGGSAAALAAGYVALEIGTDIGGSIRIPAHFNGVYGHKPTAGLVALRGTGVPSGRHAERDLVVAGPLARTASDLELALGLLINRDPLLAKGWKASLPPARHARLSEFRVLVIDQWPGNERSVHERQVSERVVDRLRTQGVQVSRPADLPPGLLPDLVRSHRVYRSLLGSSLAAPPALSEAAQQRLEALSPEDDSADAAWLRASTLRHSQWLQDHEARVALRHQWEGFFAQFDVVVTPVAPLPAFRHNHSEPKDARTYPVAFEDGTREVRFLDLFAWAGLPVLPGLPATSFPIGLDDEGLPVSAQAVGAYLEDRTTIAFARLLEEAYGGFIAPPGYEDSVAAPATPAAPTAPAA; this comes from the coding sequence ATGAGCCTCCAGGACATCACGAACGACCAACTGCACGCGCTGAGCTTCGCGAGCGCCGGCGAACAGGCCCGCGCGCTGGCAGAGGGCCGGGTCAGCGCGGTGGCGCTGCTCGAGCACCTGCTCGCGCGCATCGACCGCTTCGACGGCACGCTCAACGCGGTGCCCGTGCGCGACGACGAGCGCGCACGCGCCGCGGCACGCGAGGCCGACGCGGCGCTCGCACGCGGCGAGCGCCGGCCGCTGCTGGGCGTGCCGGTCACGGTGAAGGAATCCTTCGACGTGGCGGGCCTGGTCACGAGCAGCGGCAATCCGGCCTTCGCCGACAACGTCGCGCGCGAGGACTCGCTCGCGGTGGCCGCGCTGCGCGAAGCCGGCGCGGTGATCGTCGGCAAGAGCAACGTGCCGCTGGGCCTGGCCGACCTGCAGAGCTACAACGCGGTCTACGGCATCAGCAACAACCCCTGGGACCCGGCGCGCACGCCGGGCGGATCCTCGGGCGGCTCGGCCGCGGCGCTGGCCGCGGGCTACGTGGCGCTGGAGATCGGCACCGACATCGGCGGCTCGATCCGCATTCCCGCGCATTTCAACGGCGTGTACGGCCACAAGCCGACCGCGGGCCTGGTGGCGCTGCGCGGCACCGGCGTGCCCTCGGGCCGCCATGCCGAGCGCGACCTGGTGGTGGCCGGGCCGCTCGCGCGCACGGCGTCCGATCTCGAGCTCGCGCTCGGCCTGCTGATCAACCGCGATCCGCTGCTGGCCAAGGGCTGGAAGGCGAGCCTGCCACCGGCGCGCCATGCGCGGCTGTCCGAATTCCGCGTGCTGGTGATCGACCAGTGGCCCGGCAACGAGCGCAGCGTGCACGAGCGCCAGGTGAGCGAGCGCGTGGTCGACCGGCTTCGCACGCAAGGCGTGCAGGTGAGCCGGCCCGCCGACCTGCCGCCGGGGCTGCTGCCCGACCTGGTGCGCTCGCACCGCGTCTATCGCAGCCTGCTGGGCTCGTCGCTGGCCGCGCCGCCCGCGCTCAGCGAGGCCGCGCAGCAGCGGCTCGAGGCACTCTCGCCCGAGGACGACAGCGCCGACGCAGCCTGGCTGCGCGCCTCCACGCTGCGCCACAGCCAGTGGCTGCAGGACCACGAGGCGCGCGTGGCGCTGCGCCACCAGTGGGAAGGCTTCTTCGCGCAGTTCGACGTGGTGGTGACGCCGGTGGCGCCGCTGCCGGCCTTCCGCCACAACCACAGCGAGCCCAAGGATGCGCGCACCTATCCCGTGGCCTTCGAGGACGGCACGCGCGAGGTGCGCTTCCTCGACCTGTTCGCCTGGGCCGGGCTGCCGGTGCTGCCGGGTCTGCCGGCCACCAGCTTCCCGATCGGGCTCGACGACGAGGGCCTGCCGGTGAGCGCGCAGGCGGTCGGCGCCTACCTCGAGGACCGCACCACCATCGCCTTCGCGCGGCTGCTCGAGGAGGCCTATGGCGGCTTCATCGCGCCGCCGGGCTACGAGGACAGCGTGGCCGCGCCCGCGACGCCTGCAGCCCCGACCGCGCCCGCCGCATGA
- a CDS encoding SDR family NAD(P)-dependent oxidoreductase yields the protein MSAANANPAPRILVTGATGRLGRLLVPRLRERGAVVRAFTRQVANAAALADQSRHERAPFEVAVGDLEDRASLRRAFEGVSHLFLLSPIVPELAAQQIAAIEAAAEAGVRRIVKLSGSHWTIEPPGRSLSGDAHARIEAALAASGIAHRVLRPNAWTQVVLTRLAAELAAGDVLHAPPGLPRVAYIDARDIADVAVEALLNDADDAPPGPWVLTGARAVDHGELARIAAGLSGRPVVAEPLSPQELAARQAQAPSPYIAQVHAQFAALIGAGEAATVTDTVERVLGRPPRRIEDFVAESLAA from the coding sequence ATGAGCGCCGCCAACGCCAACCCGGCGCCGCGCATCCTCGTGACCGGTGCCACCGGCCGACTCGGCCGCCTGCTGGTGCCGCGGCTGCGCGAGCGCGGCGCGGTGGTGCGCGCCTTCACGCGGCAGGTGGCGAATGCCGCGGCGCTGGCCGACCAGAGCCGGCACGAGCGCGCGCCCTTCGAGGTGGCGGTGGGCGACCTCGAGGACCGGGCCTCGCTGCGGCGCGCCTTCGAGGGCGTCTCGCACCTGTTCCTGCTGTCGCCGATCGTGCCCGAGCTGGCCGCGCAGCAGATTGCGGCCATCGAGGCCGCGGCCGAGGCCGGCGTGCGCCGCATCGTCAAGCTCTCGGGCTCGCACTGGACCATCGAGCCGCCGGGCCGTTCGCTGTCGGGCGACGCGCATGCGCGCATCGAGGCCGCGCTGGCCGCCTCGGGCATCGCGCACCGCGTGCTGCGCCCCAATGCCTGGACGCAGGTGGTGCTGACGCGGCTGGCGGCCGAGCTGGCCGCGGGCGATGTGCTGCATGCGCCGCCGGGCCTGCCGCGCGTGGCCTACATCGATGCGCGCGACATCGCCGACGTGGCGGTCGAGGCGCTGCTGAACGATGCGGACGACGCGCCGCCCGGCCCCTGGGTGCTGACCGGCGCGCGCGCCGTCGACCATGGCGAGCTCGCGCGCATCGCCGCCGGCCTCAGCGGCCGGCCGGTGGTGGCCGAGCCGCTGTCGCCGCAGGAACTCGCGGCGCGTCAGGCCCAGGCGCCCTCGCCCTACATCGCGCAGGTGCATGCGCAGTTCGCCGCTTTGATCGGTGCCGGCGAGGCGGCCACCGTCACCGACACGGTGGAACGCGTGCTGGGCCGGCCGCCACGGCGCATCGAGGACTTCGTGGCCGAATCGCTCGCGGCCTGA